TTGCATTTACCAGCATTCCCGGCTTGAGCATGTTGTCGCGATTGGCGACAGTGAGCCTTACCCGTGCGCTCCTTGTCCGCGTATCCAGAAAAGGGTCAACAAACTCAACCCGGCCACCGAACTCTTCTCCGGGATAAGCAGCCAACTGCACCTTTGCCTCGTTACCGGGCCCAATAAGCCCGATCTGACTTTCATAGGCGTCCAGCTCCACCCATACGTTGTTCAGGCCTGCAATGGCAAACATTGTCTGCCCTGTGCTGACATAGTCACCCTCAGAAACAGTTCTTTCTGTCAGGTATCCTGATTGCGTGGCATAAACATCGGTATTTGATGATGCCTGTCCGCTCTCCTCGATCAGGTCAATCTGCGATTCTGTCAGGTTGAAAAGCTTAAGTCTTTGTCTTGCCGATTCATAAAGGCGCGGTTGTGTCTCTTTTCCCGCTGCCGCCTGAATCAGCTCCTGCTGGGCCTGCATCATTTCCGGTGAATAGAGTGTTGCCAGCCTTTCACCCTGGCGGATAAACCTTCCGGTATAGTCGGCGAAAAGCTGCTCAATCCTCCCCGGGAAATGGGCTGTTATCCGGCGCTGCTCCCTTTCATTGACAGTCACTTTGCCGGTCAGTCTCATCGTGGTGCCGGAATGGACAGATTCAACCTTCCCGGTCTGCACATTGGCCCACCTGCCGTGACTCTCCTGCAAAGTAAACAGGAACGGATCATCCTCCTGGTGGTCGTCCTCATCTGAAGCGGGAATCAGCTCCATACCGCATATAGGGCAGTCCCCCGGCTCATCCTGCCGCACCTGGGGATGCATTGAGCAGGTATAATCAACATCTGCGCTCTCTTGTATTTCAGTGTGATCATGGTCATGACCGTGATCAGCATGCTCATCATTGCCACCGCCAAACAGCAGCCATCCGAGCAGTATGCCGCCGAGAATCAGCAGCAGGTAAATTCCGTAGGTTCTTTTTTTATCGTTCTCCATGGCGCTATATTTTTACGGTTATCATTTCCTTATCTGTTCTGTCAGGTTTGCCGGTCCTGCATCCCCCTGGTCAGAGGATCGGGGACAGGCGCCGGTCCTGTTATTCAAAAATATTTCTCGCATGTATCCTGTCCATTTCCGCATATTTAATATGCTGATCGACTTTTGCCTCCAGCAACCTCCATTCCAGGTCCACCATCTGGTCCAGCAGCCGCAGCAGCTCATCAAAGCCTTCATCTCCGGCGGCATAGCCCGTTAGAACCAGCTCCCAGGCTTTATGTGTTATTTCCAGTTGTCGCAGGTAAAAATCATGGTCCCGTTGAATATTCCTTGACTCGGCAGTCAGTTCTGCCCATTGGATCTTCAGGTTGTTGACCTGATCGCTTTCGCGGAAAGCCGCGGCTTCGGACTGCAGAACAGCCTGCTGCCTTGTTGCCTCGTTCTTTTTTCTGAATACCGGAAGGGTGACCGAAACCATTGGCATTATCATATGCCCCCCGTCCATTTGTCCCATTGCCGCCCGGCCCGGAGCAAAATATGAGTATTGCAGTCCCACTCCCAGCATTGGCCGGGTCATCAACCGGTTTATGTCTTTCTGTATCTCTGCCGCCTCTGCCCTTGCCGCGGCCATGTTCAGACGGGGATTGCCTCCAAAATCATTTTCTTCCGGGGGAGCAGCTATATCGTTTCCTGAAATTCCGGGTAATTCCTCCGGAGTTTCAATAGCTGCTGTCTCTTCCCTGCCGGCAAGTAAATTGAAGCTGCGGACCAGATAAGTTTTTTCCTCCTCAATCTTTTCAATGCGGTTCT
The DNA window shown above is from Marinilabiliales bacterium and carries:
- a CDS encoding efflux RND transporter periplasmic adaptor subunit; protein product: MENDKKRTYGIYLLLILGGILLGWLLFGGGNDEHADHGHDHDHTEIQESADVDYTCSMHPQVRQDEPGDCPICGMELIPASDEDDHQEDDPFLFTLQESHGRWANVQTGKVESVHSGTTMRLTGKVTVNEREQRRITAHFPGRIEQLFADYTGRFIRQGERLATLYSPEMMQAQQELIQAAAGKETQPRLYESARQRLKLFNLTESQIDLIEESGQASSNTDVYATQSGYLTERTVSEGDYVSTGQTMFAIAGLNNVWVELDAYESQIGLIGPGNEAKVQLAAYPGEEFGGRVEFVDPFLDTRTRSARVRLTVANRDNMLKPGMLVNA
- a CDS encoding TolC family protein, whose product is MMKRNSMIISDSEIGKISPGKVGYNPCLTETGPQPRQPAMAAFLAATLVLVAVFISPPLVAQVYPERYLEEALKSNPGLQAGQKAYEASLQQADIASALPDPELSAGFFTPPMERLMGNQWFDLRVMQMFPWFGTVERRRTAAHYMAEGTHHQYREQRNSLFMEMTRLWLEIYKKEQQKEVIRQSVDILKEREDIIYSRYGGGEQRGGLALDIYRMEIQIADLENRIEKIEEEKTYLVRSFNLLAGREETAAIETPEELPGISGNDIAAPPEENDFGGNPRLNMAAARAEAAEIQKDINRLMTRPMLGVGLQYSYFAPGRAAMGQMDGGHMIMPMVSVTLPVFRKKNEATRQQAVLQSEAAAFRESDQVNNLKIQWAELTAESRNIQRDHDFYLRQLEITHKAWELVLTGYAAGDEGFDELLRLLDQMVDLEWRLLEAKVDQHIKYAEMDRIHARNIFE